GAGAGTATGAAGATActtaaaaacagacaaaaacatCTTCATGAGTACATTAACATAGATGCAGAAGAAGCTGTAGATTTGACGAACGATCTGTCCTTCCTGAGTTTCAAAGAAAGTGAAGGTGGGATGACAGTTGAGATGGGGACACTTTTACTAAAAGAAACACGGTGGCAAATGTTGACAGCCAAAGTCGGTGGACAATTAAATGGGGCATTTTCCACAGACCGTTTAATTTTAATGGGTCAGGAAGATGCACCAAGAACGAAACCAAGAATGAAACCAGATGGAAACATTTTGCACACTTATAATCAGTCGTGGCTCAGTGGTTACTTAGAAAACCCCAACTCACTTGCTGTAAATAAAGATGACCATATCAATATCTTGGACGGTCCAACGGTCAAGACTTTTGGGTCAAACTGTCGGCTTCTTATTAGCCAGTTCACTCCAGATGAAGACTTTGAACCCACGTGTCTTGCAGTAGATGAGAACAATCTAATAGCAGTGGGTTATGAAGACAAGGAAAAGGTTTCTCTACACAACCCCGATGGATCCCTCATCAGAACACTGTCTGCTCCGGGGATTGATAAGTACATGGCCATGAGGAATCAGCGAATCATTTACACCAGTCGTATTGATCGTGCGCTTATATGTGTCCAGTGTTGCAGTCGAGACCTCCCCGTCCGAGACCGAGGGGGAGACCGAGCTCCCCCGCCCCATCCGACACCGAAACCCCGAGGGGGAGACCGAGCTCCCCCTCCCCATCCGACACCGAAACCCCGAGGGGGAGACCGAGCTCCCCCTCCCCATCCGACACCGAAACACCGAGGGGGAGACCGAGCTCCCCCTCCCCATCCGACACCGAAACACCGAGGGGGAGACCGAGCTCCCCCTCCCCATCCGACACCGAAACACCGAGGGGGAGACCGAGCTCCCCCTCCCCATCCGACACCGAAACACCGAGGGGGAGACCGAGCTCCCCCGCCCCATCCGACACCGAAACCCCGCGGGGGAGACCGAGCTCCCCCTCCCCATCCGACACCGAAACACCGAGGGGGAGACCGAGCTCCCCCTCCCCATCCGACACCGAAACCCCGAGGGGGAGACCGAGCTCCCCCTCCCCATCCGACACCGAAACACCGAGGGGGAGACCGAGCTCCCCCGCCCCATCCGACACCGAAACCCCGAGGGGGAGACCGAGCTCCCCCTCCCCATCCGACACCGAAACCCCGAGGGGGAGACCGAGCTCCCCCTCCCCATCCGACACCGAAACCAAGACCGAGATCAAGGTATCCGACACCGAAACCAAGAcagagacctacatgtaccccACGCAGACAAACAATTAtgtaaaaacataacaaattaaagacactggacactattggtaattgtcaaagaccagtcttctcacttggtgtatctcaacatatgcataaaataacaaacatgtgcaaatttgagcttgattggtcgtcggagttgtgagataataatgaaagaaaaaacacccttgtcacacgaagttgtgtgctttcagatgcttgatttcgagacctcaaattctaaacttgaggtcttgaaaccaaattcgtggaaaattacttctttctcgaaagctacgtcacttcagaggagccgtttctcacaatgttttatactatcaacctctccccattactcgtgaccaagtaggcctaaggttttatgctgatatttatgttgagtaattaccaagtgtccactgcctttaaggtgataTCAGCTTTTAAAAATACGGAGTATGCAAGCTAATGAAAATTATAGTTCTGCTATAAAGATTTAGAAAACACACAATCACATTTTGTTAAGTTTCCCcacaaaaattcacactttttcaTTTCAAGGCATCATTTTAAACATCTTTATATTGGTTTACATATTTGATAAATCTTGCcggcaggaagtccaggctgtGACATCTCCCATTTggggagacatacgccttttgggggcagttatattttaaacttttatgCTGTTCCGGGCATCCTACTTTTGCTTAACTTAAATTgttaatatattttttcaagTTAAAGTATTGGGCGATTCCTTCACGAGGTACTTGCCGAGGAACTTAAACAGTGACTGGTTTCTTCCTGATGTTGTAACCCAGCCAGGAGCAACATATTTCTTGCAAAATCGGAAAAATTTTCCTTGAAATGTAGTGTCATAGATATGTAAATACTTCAAcaaataatgaccataaaaaagtTACTTGATACTTTGTAGGAAACACTGCAGCTGTTtatagttttgagaaaagattatTTTCGAAATGATATGGTTTggacaattggtcatcagaaaGTATGTGAAGCTGAGAAACAATTTGATTCATGTACACTGTTAAAAGAGCTGGGTAAACGCCATTTGTGATTTGTTGGTAAATTTTTGTTCAACTATTGAGTAAACTTTAGGGTTGGTTAAGATAAAAAAGTTACCAACGTTGAGTATAgtttaaacaacaattattgGATAAACATTGTCCAATTAATTGGTATTGTTTATTAGATTTATCCAACCACGAATTGCTGGGTAGAAATTGGAGAAACACTCCTGGCAGATGGGCATTATGGCGTGAATAGTGTGACGTtaaccattttgttgtgaacTTTGATGTCGTGCGCACACacgctcattaccaagtcatgAAAGTTATAATGCGACGTCGATGATGGCTGACCACCAAGTGTTGAGATTAATGGAGGAGAGTGGCGTTAGCTCCCTAACGGATGTTTTCTGAGGTGAGAATTGAAAAATGTATCTCTAAAGTTTAAAAGTACATGTTCTTATTATACTTTAGATCAAGAACGTGTGGGCCTGTCCGAAAACTCGGCTTGAGCTGTGAATGCATGGCCTACCGCACGTTATCGCAGTTTCAGGGACATCATCGACACACAACACACACGACGCCACACGCAGAGCCATGCCTAGCCCttgtgtagtagtagtagtagcctATATAACGTCCAATAGTGTCCTTAGTTAACCCCCTTATCATTAACTTTGATTGATAATATCCCTTGATATAAAACATGTAGATGAACTTGGGTGAACATGTAATGTATATAGCAATTAAAACAGCATGGGTTTGGTAGGCCTCTTCTTCCCAAGGAATGGGATTGTTAATTATCTCCAAAGATTTGGTATTTTCTCCTTAGAAAATGGGTAATCGGTTCTGTTCTTCCAAAACGTTGAGTACATGCTATTATCTTGCCCAACTGTTTGCTTACTGATCTAAAAAAGTTGGGTTACATGTTCCTGATCTCCCCAAGGGTTGGGTACGTGTGCACCGCCAATTATATTCTCCCTAAATAGTGGGCGCATGTGCTCCTATACCAAGCAGTGGGGGTACGTGACACTGTTTTACCTGGGACCGGGGTATGCCCCTATTTTTCCCTGATGCTGAcaatttggaaacaaaatgaCCACTTCTTGATAAAAAGGGAACacaaaaatcaaagcaaaaaaaaaaggacccttaaatttaccaaaatgaCACTAGTTTTAAGAGTATTGGAAGCAGTGCATAATTACACACAGCTACTTTTAAGATAAGATAGCTATGCCCATGCGTAACAGCTttgcaattaaatttatttttgtttacaactcaTACAGATAATGAGATCGACATGCAGGCAATGAAGGTGCTGACCGAGGCAGATAATTTGCAACTTATTCCCAAAATCATCCATCGACACTCAACGGGTAAGTGATGAATTTCTCTGAAAACAAGCAGCCTTGCTTTGGTCTTCTATTTGTCACTGTtatctgaatttgttttatttaaatgactccagtatgttttgaaaacccaatttcatgaatcatttgttttcagaaataattacaattcttacaaacccaacacaaaataatagtaacacACATGTCTCTAGTAAATTACTGTTACTCTTCTCAGTATACGGATCTGTCCTGGTGTTCGTGCGTGGTTCGTGCGTCTTCAGATTGTGccgtcaccttgtaaaccctaacaAGGCGCTGTAAACAGttctcataactcaaaaaaataattctgTATTATcctcttgtaaaataaaataataatgatcacTTTCTTTGACATTTGAATGTAATATTAGGCGCTATATCTTAAGAACCGAGTTTTAGGATATTAATAAGTTTTATTAATTATTCTTTTTATGCCACAGGATATCATAATGCCACAATACCTGAAGGATAGACACAAAGCTTCATCCCCAGCCCTTTGTGCTATCATAAGGCAGCGCTGATCTGGAGTCAagaaatgcttttccacaaccATCAGTCATGAAAGCAGTAGATGTGTACTACAAGGCACACTATGTGCTGGACTGCAAAAACCAAGTTCAGTGCCAGGGGTATGGACTTTTTTTGACACGTGTGTGTTCAGCCAGCAAGGTGTGCAATCGAGAGAAACCGCCACACTGAGAGGTCTAAGGGCTTAACTTGCACATAAAAACGTGCTGTAAGTCACTGCAGTAATGCTGAACCTATCTAAAAGCATAAAAGGCTACCTAACAAGTCATAATTATTGTAGTCGGTGTATGAGAGGGGTGGTATGTGTATAAGTTAGCagctttaaaggtttcattagTAAACATCGTTTCACAACTAAGTTGTGCACGCTCAACGattaatttttatcaaaatacaacattaatgacaaatttccaTACCGatcataaatacaatttctaatcCAATCCTACGAAATGATTATTACCTGTAAGAGTACCCCCCTTGCCCCCACATTATCTtttacaatatttgtatactagaatcctcctcatctagcggggtgccgcgcgaagcgcggcatcccgctagtacAATTTAAAGGTGTAAGTCCCTGTTACATCTGACTGATCTAACTTGTCATTCAAGTGTCAAAAAACTGACAactcttttttgtattttgcttagaaagtactttgctttacaaaataactctttgttttgaaagtcactGCAGTATCTGCTATAAACccatttaaaattatataaggctacctaacaagttgaTCCTTGGGCAGTCTTATTATAGTTGGTGTGTAATAGAAGCAGATTCTTAACTTTGGTATGAAACAATGCTATGATTAAACatattacattttgaaagtgtACATCCCTGTCTAACTTGTCATTCAAGAGTCATCAAAATAATTGACAGTTCTTTGTTGTATTTGCTTAGAAAGtactttgctttacaaaatacctctcattgttttgaaagtcactGCAGCAATGTCTGCTGAACCCATTTACAAGTATATaaggctacctaacaagttgaTCCTTAGGCAGTAATATTGTAGTCGGAGAGTAAAAGAAGCAAAttcaaaaaaatctgttttagtttgaaacaaacagGCTTTTtcaggtgattttttttctggggggggggggtgtttaagTCAGCAGCTTTAACGGTTTTATGAGTAATATATAGCctatgtatgtatttatttgtgcaaaaacgttgtttcattgcttgtttgatgttcacaaataaaaaaggaaaagcaaagaagtactttctgaagtctttcattaatgTTTGTGCTAATTACTCAACTGTTGGATGAATAATTTGGTTCAATCTAGTCTCAACGACTGAGCTTTAGTAATGGATTTGTGCccaacagtttacaaaaacgaACGGAAATTTACCAACAAGTGGTCATTATCATGATACACGGTTGCCCATCTATTGCATAGTCATATTCCAACTACTAAGCAGTTATTCTAAAAGGTTGACCAATATATGAGGAAACATGGTTATACAACGTTTGTGTAACTGTTACTACCCAAGTATTTTTTGGGAGACTTATTATTACCTACCCTTGGACGTACTAAACAAACCAAAGGTTGGGCAGAAGTAAATTCCCAACTTGTGTGGAGGTCGTTTGCTCAATCAATAAGCAATGACATTGACCAACGACCGTTGGGCTATAATTGTAGTAGTGAATGTGATGGGATCAGCTAatgccttttttcttttttcttgaggTTTTCAGATTCAGTTTTGTCGAACATGACTTAATTTCAGAGGGAAGTTTTTCACAGAAAAGAATGTCTCTGGTATGAATTTCATTGTCAAAACTGAAATAAAGCATAATTTTTGTATCCTTACCGATTCTGTGTAATACCTTGAAGGTAAAAAGCAATGTTCATATGATTGCTTTACAGggttttcattattaatatttaacttattttatgcaatactaAATATTCCAAAGTGTCCTAACAGTTGTATTACAAGTTGGATGTGATACTACAAAAAGCAAGAAAATAAGTATCAAGTGGAAAGTATTTTAACTTGGGTAATTAACAGGTCTCCTAATTACTTGGGTGTCCCTGCAATTACTTTTAATTGTACTGCCACAGTACTTGTGTGTAAATCATttatataattgtattttttctgttttatataATTGTGTGTACATGGAAATGTTGGTAACTGTGTGAGACATTCATGCTGCTGAAAGaagaaaccaaaaacaaataaatgtttccatAAAACAGGAAAAAGTGTGACagagttttcattttgttggtaTTAAATAACTATTAATTTGACTACTGACCCCCCACAAGAggtgcaaataaataaataaataaatgaatatgtgGGATTTGGCTCGTGACGGTGATGCCTTACAAGAAAATAGTGCATCTGAAATAAGAGTATAAACCAATGAGATTTTTTTAGCATctgaaaaatgctttaaaattgttatttgttggtttattttggGTTTAACAAGCCTTAGGTCCACATGACAAATGCACAAATCATACATTTGTAAGGCCAAACCCTCGGGAGCTAAAGTGAAAAGTTTGTGAGAccaaatgtaagaaaaacaaaactgttttcccAGTAGCTGACTGGCAATGGGGTACAAGTTTTTCTTAACAACGAAACCACGAGTCGCTTAATAGTCTGGTACCTCACTGTTTACCAAACACAGCTTTCAGATTTCACGTAGTAAGTAGGGAGCCGCACACAATCAACTTGCCTAGCGTTTTCTTACGCTGCAGCTGATTAGTCAAGAAGGCAATGTAGTACAGTCTGACCAATCACAATCGGGCTCTCATTTTTTAGCCATGCTGGACATTTTGATTCAAACGATTACGCTGACGAAGACATATTCTGTAAAGGTTTTTGACTGTTTTGGGTTTCCTTAGGAAAAACGAACATAGTAAAATACTAGATGAATAGTGTATCTAACACTCATTAAGGAAAATTATTCTGCCCAATTTagttaaatattataaaaatgaCTTTTACGGAGACCCTTATTTCTTCTCAAAATCCGTGATGCTTTTGGTCtcatatttctgtatttttagcacaaaataaaacattattgcttcgttgtgtgatgttttttttttgttacattgtttaattttcccgaaatgaatttttgaaaacGTGTCCTCCAAGCAGAAGCTCATAAGATACGCAGCGAATAGctgtgttttaaatattataaaaacgACTTTTACGGAGACCCTTATTTCTGCACAAAATCCGTGATGTTGTTGGTCtcatatttctgtatttttaacacaaaaaatcgtgttattaattttctagttaggcctacaataaaacattatcgcTTCGgtgtgtgatgttttttttttcgttacagtgttttattttcccgaaatgaatttttgaaaacatgttctccaagcttattatttattgataacgGTCATGCATCCGACTGACTGTACAAGGGTAACAATGGTCTATACACGTACACCTACACGCAGTTTGCAATACATACACATTCCCACACACACACGACGTGCAGTTGCATGGCCGTACGTGAAAGAGCTCATTATATTATGCGGATGACCCTTCAGTGGCCTTTCAGTAGACGACCGCAAACGGCCGGCCACCTCCCTAAAGCGCAAGCCTGAATGGGAATGAGTATACCAACGGCGCAGAAACGCATGAGGGCGATATTCAAAAATCTATACAGGGAAATTTGCAAGCCTGGACCGTGCGTGGATATTCAATgatttcatgcaaaatgtgtaatcggtttttcactattttctcgagacccagatggctgatcgatctcaaacttctacaggtttgtcagtttatgtatatggtggcttacattaagtgcttacactgccagcaactgttttgttagtaaaaaccAGTTCTGTAACCGCCCTTTAATTGTGAATGTTTTGCCTAAATAAATATcactatttttaatattattatctcaATTTCTGAAACAAAGCCCGCGTGCAGCACAGTCACAGTTACTGAAAGTAGTCTGGTCCGtaatagtctagaccagattttaAAAATACCAACTTCGAGCGGCATGTTTGAGTAAAAGTTGATAACATACCatgatttaactaatttggggtgctgaatccgaaaatgatggataccaaggctaatttttagtccttgtccctgaaaaatcaaatttaaaacaatacagaaaacctagcagacgaCGGACTTCTCACGTGAAAATTTGTCAGGTTCTGCTGTAGTTCCATATAGATGTTGTCAGGGTATCATTCATGGCAGGTAcccaggagtgcgttttggtgaccccaaccaaaaactgttttttggtttttggtcgttggttctgctgttttttggttggggtcgccaaaacgcactccatgtataggtcaggtatccgtaacaaacttttgagtGTACTGGAAAGATCTGCTATAATTGCACTGCCAGAGGGATCAATAGGTGCTCTCAATGTAATTTTGAAACTATTTGAGttggtgttttttctaataaagagaTATTTAACgtaatttctctgttgttaaagCAGAAATCGTTGATCATTTTCtcttataatgtaggcctacactgtaCTTAAACACGTAGGCCTACCAGGTGAAGTCATACTCAACAATAAAACAgtaaattgtattgtatgtCAATTTTTCAGTGATCCCTGTTTTTGAACAGGTTAATGTTCACACTCATGGCTTGAAATTAACCTACCAGtcaaaaacaaatgattttaaaggattttgaagCAACTAATTTTTCGTTTACAATTCTCCCTCGTTTTAAAAAGTAAGCTTCACAGTTTACGAACTAATCTAACTTTTGTAGgctaacaatttaaaaaataaattccagtttgtttgtttgcagtatAACGCATATTAGTCGTGTTTATAAAAACACGGACAAGAAGACGATAATTCTTGTTTCTCACAAGAAGACGATAATTAGATTCagaaacaaaggacaacaaaatatgtatccccttcattgataaaacaatccaCTCCTCTCTTTTCAGCTGGCTGTGAAgaacaaggacaaaacaaatatatctCTTTATCTATTAGTACCGCTCAATCCACAAGTATAGActactattttatttttgtatgtcagcTATGACTGATcttgaggcctggttcttgataatttacctcgacttcgtctcggtaaaattatcaagaaccaggcgtcgttgggattaaaccactagttgaaaacctctgcaccacacattgattcccttacttATGAACCGCCAGGGTTTGTTGCGAAGCGTGTCCCCTCCTCTGTTCCAAACGTTGTATGTGTTGCTCCTTCGTTTGTTATGTAGGCCTATTGTCTTGCATTCTTGtaaatgatgtttttgtttgctgtgtgattttattttatctgCTTTCATGTTTTGGTAAAGATTCGCAAATCGGTCCTTAATAgataaataatttttatttatgaaccgattcaaatcaatttaattaaattctCAGAATGGTTGTGGAGGGAATCTTTTTCCTTGCGCAAAAACCAAGCTGACGTTTTAAAAATTAGAAAGAGCAAAAGCACTACactatttaacaaaacaaaaataaaaattattatttgtagCTTTGTTTTGTCAAACTGTCTCTTCACTTCTTGTCCTTAGCTTTGCAAATAAAGTGTGAAATCATAATAACAAACGATGTATCCATGCATGTTTTCTGACTGCCTACTGTCTGCAGTCTctataaatgcaaaagagtgaaaaggcactcttaaGAGCCACATGAGGggactctttttcgagtggtctttcactcttttagattgaagttcaCATCTCTtagagtgatttttcactctgtcctggagtgaaacccctctaaaagactgaaataaccaccactctttaaTTAAAGAGTCATTTGCGAGACAACTCGAactgtaaagagtggtgtttttttattctttcaCATTTAGAGAGATGGTGACCGTGTAAATATCACAGTGCTGGGGTATCGCAGGGTTAAAGGATAGAAAACAGGTTTTTGttgtgaaacaaaaaaataccataAAATATTATAAGCTTCCTTTAATTTTGAAACCTTAAGCAACAAGCACGCACCAACGTTGGAAATGACTCCCAATGTCGGAAATGTAAGACATTTCCTATGAGTCACCAGCCCCAAATCTTGCAAAGGTGTTGTTAAACCATTAAACAAACCAACATCAAACTCATCATTAgcattttagtttttatgtaaaatgaCGGATGACACacctgtgtccccccccccgcCATCACCTGCCGCCCACCGGCGCTTAGCAGCTTTGTGACCCATTAAAAGTTGCCCCACCAACCCCCCATTCCCCTTTCCATCTGGATTAGAGCACGAGTCTCAGATTTGACTGTTAATGTTCACTGCCAGCAAGGAACCGGAATATATTTTTGTCTGTACACCAAAAGtcccactgtcgtagtgcttttccaAGGGGGAATTTCTGTTTCCCAAATCGAATAAAAATGGCAATTCTTTACCGCATCACAGAACAAAAACATGCCGGAACTGGGAATTCTTGAAATTCGGAACTCGGAGTTCGGAACTCTTTGCCTTCAACAGAAACTATACGCCGTTTGCGAAATAGCGAcaacggctacggctacggcttgaTCATCCCGTCAGCGAGCATTGAGGCTTATGATGCTCATACAGAAACACCATTGGTAACATCAACAGCCGTAGCCACAGTCACTACTTAGGACACTACCTTTATATCCcggaaaacaaaaaatcgttTGCGTTCACACGTTCAACATGTTTCATTGTTGGCCCAATAGCAGCGAAGTTAGCACTGAAGTTAACTAACTTTCGAGTTCACACGTTCAACATATTTCGCTGTGAGCCAATAGTAGTGAAGTTAGCAGCGAA
Above is a genomic segment from Asterias rubens chromosome 5, eAstRub1.3, whole genome shotgun sequence containing:
- the LOC117290088 gene encoding wiskott-Aldrich syndrome protein homolog 1-like, producing the protein MINETKRNISEKADKEVIKIRIMEKNLLQEASDAGSRKGKTLAKLMFAKESLTSVQYSNTPCESMKILKNRQKHLHEYINIDAEEAVDLTNDLSFLSFKESEGGMTVEMGTLLLKETRWQMLTAKVGGQLNGAFSTDRLILMGQEDAPRTKPRMKPDGNILHTYNQSWLSGYLENPNSLAVNKDDHINILDGPTVKTFGSNCRLLISQFTPDEDFEPTCLAVDENNLIAVGYEDKEKVSLHNPDGSLIRTLSAPGIDKYMAMRNQRIIYTSRIDRALICVQCCSRDLPVRDRGGDRAPPPHPTPKPRGGDRAPPPHPTPKPRGGDRAPPPHPTPKHRGGDRAPPPHPTPKHRGGDRAPPPHPTPKHRGGDRAPPPHPTPKHRGGDRAPPPHPTPKPRGGDRAPPPHPTPKHRGGDRAPPPHPTPKPRGGDRAPPPHPTPKHRGGDRAPPPHPTPKPRGGDRAPPPHPTPKPRGGDRAPPPHPTPKPRPRSRYPTPKPRQRPTCTPRRQTIM